The following coding sequences are from one Pseudonocardia sp. HH130630-07 window:
- a CDS encoding medium chain dehydrogenase/reductase family protein: MPSSSEPAVSAASSGQDGALPPTRTEVVLPGPVEPGGLVVRTAPLAAPAAGRVVVRLDAAGVSFAEQQMRRGKYYDQPAFPFVPGYDLVGTVVALGADTPAELLGRRVATVCKTGAWASHVTVDAGDVLPVPDGVDAAAAEAVLVNGITAWQLLHERAAVPAGGTVVVLGANGGVGSLLVQLARHEGLRVIGTAAPRHHDLLRRLGAEPVDSGDPAPYDRLRQLAPAWVDAVFDHVGGDGIRRSWNLVRRGGALVSYGTAATKDVVENSRLPVLRLFARLGLWNVLPNGRRAGFYSFWAGRRDIDRFRARLQEAFAQVMALVADGVLQPQVAARLPLSEAGRALALAESRTVAGKVVLLPG; this comes from the coding sequence ATGCCTTCATCGTCGGAGCCGGCCGTGTCCGCGGCGTCGTCCGGGCAGGACGGGGCCCTTCCGCCCACCCGCACCGAGGTCGTCCTGCCGGGGCCCGTCGAGCCCGGCGGCCTGGTGGTGCGGACCGCGCCGCTGGCCGCGCCCGCCGCCGGGCGGGTCGTCGTCCGGCTCGACGCCGCCGGGGTGAGCTTCGCCGAGCAGCAGATGCGCCGCGGGAAGTACTACGACCAGCCGGCCTTCCCGTTCGTGCCGGGCTACGACCTGGTCGGCACCGTCGTCGCGCTCGGGGCGGACACTCCGGCGGAGTTGCTGGGCCGACGGGTCGCCACGGTGTGCAAGACCGGTGCGTGGGCGAGTCACGTCACCGTCGACGCCGGTGACGTGCTGCCCGTTCCCGACGGCGTCGACGCCGCAGCCGCGGAGGCCGTGCTGGTCAACGGCATCACCGCCTGGCAGCTGCTGCACGAGCGGGCGGCGGTACCGGCGGGCGGGACGGTCGTCGTCCTCGGGGCCAACGGCGGCGTCGGTTCGCTGCTGGTGCAGCTCGCCCGGCACGAGGGGCTGCGGGTCATCGGCACCGCGGCGCCCCGGCACCACGACCTGCTGCGCCGGCTGGGCGCCGAGCCGGTCGACTCGGGCGACCCCGCCCCGTACGACCGGCTCCGGCAGCTCGCCCCCGCCTGGGTCGACGCGGTGTTCGACCACGTCGGCGGGGACGGCATCCGGCGGTCGTGGAACCTGGTGCGCCGGGGCGGCGCGCTGGTCTCCTACGGCACGGCCGCGACGAAGGACGTCGTGGAGAACTCCCGGCTCCCCGTCCTGCGGCTGTTCGCGCGGCTGGGCCTGTGGAACGTCCTGCCGAACGGCCGCCGCGCCGGCTTCTACTCCTTCTGGGCCGGTCGTCGCGACATCGACCGCTTCCGCGCCCGCCTGCAGGAGGCGTTCGCGCAGGTCATGGCCCTGGTCGCCGACGGCGTGCTGCAGCCGCAGGTCGCGGCCCGGCTCCCGCTCAGCGAGGCGGGGCGGGCGCTCGCGCTCGCGGAGAGCCGGACCGTCGCCGGCAAGGTCGTCCTGCTCCCGGGCTGA
- a CDS encoding TetR/AcrR family transcriptional regulator: MARAGLDAAVVVAAGAALADEIGADAMTMGQLAQRLGVRTPSLYKHVAGQQELRREIAVLVSNEVADLVGTAIRGRSGRDALAAGMRSYRDYVVAHSGRWATTTAVRLQGPDDPMAAAVTRQLDSFAALLSGYAVPEDQMVHAMRTVRSLFHGFASIQAAHGFQLDVDVDESFEWLIEITDRGLRAMT, translated from the coding sequence GTGGCTAGGGCGGGTCTGGACGCGGCCGTCGTCGTGGCGGCGGGGGCCGCGCTGGCCGACGAGATCGGGGCCGACGCGATGACGATGGGGCAGCTGGCCCAGCGGCTCGGCGTCCGCACCCCGTCGCTGTACAAGCACGTCGCGGGCCAGCAGGAACTGCGCAGGGAGATCGCCGTGCTGGTCTCGAACGAGGTCGCCGACCTGGTGGGTACGGCGATCCGGGGGCGCTCCGGCCGGGACGCCCTCGCCGCGGGGATGCGCTCCTACCGCGACTACGTGGTCGCCCACTCCGGGCGCTGGGCCACCACCACCGCGGTGCGCCTGCAGGGCCCCGACGATCCGATGGCCGCGGCGGTCACCCGGCAGCTGGACTCGTTCGCGGCCCTGCTGAGCGGTTACGCCGTCCCGGAGGACCAGATGGTGCACGCGATGCGCACCGTGCGCAGCCTGTTCCACGGCTTCGCCTCGATCCAGGCCGCCCACGGCTTCCAGCTGGACGTCGACGTCGACGAGAGCTTCGAGTGGCTGATCGAGATCACCGACCGTGGACTGCGCGCGATGACGTGA
- a CDS encoding alpha/beta fold hydrolase, translated as MYLDVDGGRLAYEVTGSGPLVVLAHGIGDSRAAYRFVAPALAEAGYRVAAVDLRGTGESSATWPEYSRTAIAGDLLALVRHLGGPAVLVGHSISGGAVTIAAATEPGLVTALVQVAPFTRAQSFRFADLFHGPYRRGVWNLAGAMLGRLSAWRRYLEHAYPGPRPADWSSRLDRIEAMLREPGRTAALQQMLRTSPADAGEHLAGVRCPVLVIEGSLDPDWVDPGAEGAAIVAALPDGLGRVEIIEGAGHYPHVQFPEQVVAAVRTHLAAIGG; from the coding sequence ATGTATCTCGACGTCGACGGCGGCAGGCTCGCCTACGAGGTCACCGGCTCGGGTCCGCTGGTCGTGCTCGCGCACGGCATCGGCGACAGCCGGGCGGCGTACCGCTTCGTCGCCCCGGCGCTGGCCGAGGCCGGGTACCGGGTCGCGGCGGTCGACCTGCGCGGCACCGGGGAGTCGAGCGCGACCTGGCCCGAGTACTCCCGCACGGCCATCGCGGGCGACCTGCTCGCCCTCGTCCGCCATCTCGGTGGGCCCGCGGTGCTCGTCGGGCACTCGATCTCCGGTGGCGCCGTGACCATCGCGGCCGCCACCGAGCCCGGGCTCGTGACCGCACTCGTGCAGGTCGCGCCGTTCACCCGGGCCCAGTCCTTCCGGTTCGCCGACCTGTTCCACGGGCCGTACCGGCGCGGGGTGTGGAACCTGGCCGGGGCCATGCTCGGCAGGCTCTCCGCGTGGCGGCGCTACCTCGAGCACGCCTACCCCGGCCCCCGGCCCGCGGACTGGTCGTCGCGGCTCGACCGGATCGAGGCGATGCTGCGCGAGCCGGGCCGGACCGCCGCGCTGCAGCAGATGCTGCGCACCAGCCCGGCCGACGCCGGGGAGCACCTGGCCGGTGTGCGCTGCCCGGTCCTGGTGATCGAGGGCTCGCTGGACCCGGACTGGGTCGATCCGGGCGCCGAGGGCGCGGCGATCGTGGCCGCCCTGCCGGACGGGCTCGGCCGGGTCGAGATCATCGAGGGCGCCGGGCACTACCCGCACGTCCAGTTCCCCGAGCAGGTCGTCGCGGCCGTCCGCACCCACCTGGCGGCCATCGGTGGCTAG
- a CDS encoding sensor domain-containing diguanylate cyclase — MAALAAGAGLVTLVAARRRPEPPACDLDRLIVRYGYQFACTIDPHGVILAVAPSRGAEVVRRGWREFALPAETRRIDRALEVGRTGLRGTTYSGWIATADGSLRWVDVHIWLDRGRSAAGPVVVAAGRDVTEERLRGIERVLRLTRELELAATTDPLTGLLNRRGLAQAQVRTWAATAATGRALSMLVVDIDHFKDFNDALGHASGDRVLVAIAAAIRSGPCREIGVPARYGGEEFVVLLPGIGADDARAVAEQLVRRVRRLDIGHPGRRGGSVTVTVGVATVYPRTGTPDDGQLFCAADSALFVAKRRGRDRVGVHT, encoded by the coding sequence TCGTCGCCGCCCGGCGGCGCCCGGAGCCACCGGCCTGCGACCTCGACCGGCTGATCGTCCGGTACGGCTACCAGTTCGCCTGCACGATCGATCCGCACGGGGTGATCCTCGCGGTCGCCCCCTCCCGCGGTGCCGAGGTCGTCCGCCGGGGATGGCGGGAGTTCGCCCTCCCGGCCGAGACACGGCGCATCGACCGGGCGCTCGAGGTGGGGCGCACCGGGCTGCGGGGCACCACGTACTCGGGCTGGATCGCCACCGCCGATGGCTCGCTGCGCTGGGTGGACGTGCACATCTGGCTCGACCGGGGACGGTCGGCCGCCGGCCCCGTCGTCGTCGCCGCCGGGCGGGACGTCACCGAGGAGCGTCTGCGCGGGATCGAGCGCGTCCTGCGGCTCACCCGGGAGCTCGAGCTCGCCGCGACGACGGACCCGCTGACCGGCCTCCTCAACCGCCGGGGCCTGGCGCAGGCCCAGGTCCGGACGTGGGCGGCGACGGCTGCGACCGGCCGGGCCCTGTCCATGCTCGTCGTCGACATCGACCACTTCAAGGACTTCAACGACGCCCTCGGCCATGCGAGCGGGGATCGGGTGCTCGTCGCGATCGCGGCGGCGATCCGCTCGGGGCCGTGCCGCGAGATCGGCGTCCCCGCCCGCTACGGCGGCGAGGAGTTCGTGGTCCTGCTGCCGGGGATCGGAGCGGACGACGCGCGGGCCGTCGCGGAGCAGCTCGTGCGGCGCGTCCGCCGGCTGGACATCGGCCACCCCGGCCGTCGCGGTGGGAGCGTGACGGTCACCGTCGGCGTCGCCACGGTGTACCCCCGGACCGGTACGCCCGACGACGGGCAGCTGTTCTGCGCCGCCGACTCCGCGCTGTTCGTGGCGAAGCGTCGCGGACGCGACCGCGTCGGCGTCCACACCTGA